The genomic stretch TGCACTGCACCTCCGCGACGATCAAATAATAGAGATACTGAAATTGGTTGATTTTACCATATCCAAGACCGAACTCGCTGCTTTTTTTCGAGCCGAAGAGCATACTAATTACAAACCATTGGGTGACCAAATTCTGCGCAACTTCCTCAACGGATTGGTCATTCACATGAGAGGTCCGCTGGCACCAAAACAGAA from Williamwhitmania taraxaci encodes the following:
- a CDS encoding DUF1456 family protein, which codes for MSNNEILKKLRVALHLRDDQIIEILKLVDFTISKTELAAFFRAEEHTNYKPLGDQILRNFLNGLVIHMRGPLAPKQKPADAPEDSKDPQ